A genome region from Leptospiraceae bacterium includes the following:
- the hisF gene encoding imidazole glycerol phosphate synthase subunit HisF codes for MSDLTKRVIPCLDVKGGRVVKGIQFVDLRDAGDPVECAIAYEEHKADELCFLDITASSDRREILIHLVESVASKIFIPFTVGGGINSVATVREVLVRGADKVSINTAAFENPKLLKDASEIFGSQCIVCAIDAKYHQERKRHEVFLHGGRTETGREVLDWASEAAMMGAGEILLTSMDRDGTKDGFDIPLLKCITTNLQIPVIASGGAGNAEHLVEAILRGGADAVLAASIFHFREQSILEVKESMKEMGIPVRL; via the coding sequence ATGAGTGATCTCACAAAAAGAGTGATTCCCTGTTTAGATGTAAAAGGTGGGAGAGTTGTAAAGGGAATTCAATTTGTAGACTTGAGAGATGCCGGTGATCCTGTCGAATGTGCCATAGCGTATGAAGAGCACAAAGCAGATGAACTTTGTTTTTTGGATATCACAGCATCAAGCGACCGTAGGGAAATATTAATCCATTTAGTAGAATCTGTAGCGAGTAAAATATTTATACCTTTTACTGTTGGTGGTGGCATTAATTCCGTTGCTACAGTAAGAGAAGTATTAGTTAGAGGAGCCGATAAAGTTTCGATCAATACTGCAGCCTTTGAAAATCCTAAACTTTTAAAAGATGCAAGTGAAATTTTTGGTTCCCAATGTATCGTATGTGCGATAGACGCGAAGTATCACCAAGAAAGAAAGCGACATGAAGTTTTTTTACACGGTGGAAGAACAGAAACGGGAAGAGAAGTTTTAGATTGGGCAAGTGAGGCGGCAATGATGGGAGCCGGAGAAATACTATTAACCTCTATGGATAGAGACGGAACCAAAGACGGATTTGATATTCCATTACTCAAATGTATTACGACTAATTTACAAATTCCAGTGATTGCGAGTGGTGGAGCTGGAAATGCGGAACATTTAGTCGAAGCAATTTTACGAGGTGGAGCTGATGCCGTGCTTGCTGCATCCATTTTTCATTTTAGAGAACAATCAATTTTAGAAGTTAAAGAAAGTATGAAAGAAATGGGTATTCCAGTTCGATTATGA
- the gatA gene encoding Asp-tRNA(Asn)/Glu-tRNA(Gln) amidotransferase subunit GatA, producing the protein MIFKKYSEIKQLLNENKITSTDLCNSYLKRIEETDSKIKAFLYLNKTQILANAASSDNRRKAGKQLSEFDGIPIGIKDNICIKGERVSCGSKILENFVSPYDATVITKLKEKGFILFPGLNMDEFAMGSSTENSAFQVTKNPFDTNRIPGGSSGGSAASIAASMLPISLGSDTGGSIRQPASLCGVFGLKPTYGRVSRYGLVAYASSLDQIGPFSNDTQGIIDVLSVLSGSDLNDSTVSGKDPFSTSELTKVDLSKVKIGIMANEGAEWEVDVKNKFHGIIDSLRKKGAEIVELDFSIHSYSIPIYYIIATAECSSNLSRFDGVRYGYRTEDPKKLEDVYIESRSTGFGNEVKRRILLGTFSLSSGYYDAYYGQAQKARVMIKRSYAEYFKKVDFILQPTSPTTAFKVGEKTKDPIQMYKADVLTTSVNLAGLPAISIPAGVDTNGLPIGLQVTANKFEEGKLMAFVSDLAQLEECKVTLPELIK; encoded by the coding sequence ATGATTTTTAAAAAATACTCTGAAATTAAACAGTTATTAAATGAAAATAAAATCACATCGACTGATTTATGTAATTCTTACCTAAAAAGAATCGAAGAAACAGATTCTAAAATAAAAGCCTTTTTATATCTAAATAAAACCCAAATTTTGGCAAATGCAGCTAGTTCGGATAACAGGCGTAAGGCTGGAAAACAGCTCTCCGAATTTGACGGAATTCCAATTGGAATAAAGGACAATATTTGTATCAAAGGGGAAAGAGTTTCCTGTGGTTCTAAAATATTGGAAAATTTTGTATCTCCTTACGATGCGACTGTAATTACAAAACTGAAAGAGAAAGGATTTATTTTATTTCCAGGTTTGAATATGGACGAATTTGCGATGGGTTCTTCTACAGAAAATTCAGCCTTTCAAGTCACTAAAAATCCATTTGATACAAATAGAATACCCGGTGGTTCTAGTGGGGGATCAGCGGCTTCCATTGCAGCTTCCATGCTTCCAATTTCTCTCGGGTCTGATACTGGTGGCTCCATTCGTCAACCTGCTTCTCTTTGTGGAGTATTTGGATTAAAACCAACTTACGGGCGAGTATCTCGTTACGGATTAGTGGCGTATGCCTCTAGTTTGGATCAAATCGGTCCATTTTCAAATGATACTCAAGGGATTATTGACGTATTATCCGTATTATCCGGCTCTGATTTAAATGATAGTACGGTATCTGGAAAAGATCCATTTTCCACTTCTGAATTAACCAAAGTAGATTTAAGCAAAGTAAAAATAGGAATTATGGCAAATGAAGGAGCCGAGTGGGAAGTTGACGTAAAAAATAAATTTCACGGGATAATTGATAGTTTGCGCAAGAAGGGTGCTGAGATTGTGGAACTGGATTTTAGTATTCATTCTTACTCAATTCCTATATATTATATTATTGCTACAGCAGAATGTTCTTCAAACCTTTCTCGTTTTGATGGTGTACGTTACGGATATAGAACTGAAGACCCTAAAAAATTGGAAGATGTTTACATTGAGTCAAGAAGCACCGGATTTGGAAATGAAGTAAAACGTAGAATTTTACTTGGAACATTTTCATTATCTTCAGGTTATTATGATGCTTATTATGGACAGGCTCAAAAGGCAAGAGTAATGATTAAGAGAAGTTATGCGGAATACTTCAAAAAAGTAGATTTTATTTTGCAACCTACATCACCAACTACAGCCTTTAAAGTTGGAGAAAAAACAAAAGATCCAATTCAAATGTACAAGGCAGATGTGCTTACTACGAGTGTGAATTTAGCTGGACTTCCTGCCATTAGTATTCCAGCAGGGGTGGATACTAATGGTTTGCCGATAGGACTTCAAGTTACTGCTAATAAATTTGAAGAAGGAAAACTCATGGCATTTGTTTCTGATTTGGCACAGTTGGAAGAATGTAAAGTAACTTTACCGGAGCTTATTAAATGA
- a CDS encoding Na+:solute symporter, with amino-acid sequence MISFGTIDFIIIFLFLFFSLFIPYLFSKKETSVKGYFQASGKMSWFVSGTAMVATTFAADTPLAVTELVAKYGISGNWLWWYGSISSIVTVYFFAPLWKKSGVLTDVELVHLRYSGIGADILRIFKAIYLGFFMNVLILAWVNLAMIKVVEVLIPEIPAYQIVSGLFLFAFVYTAYMGLTGISIADTFQFFFAMVGCIVLAYFIISIPEVGGISGLKEKLPPSYFKFIPDFENPSSKDFSIESFLLFIGIIWWSSWYPGAEPGGGGYIAQRILAAKDVKSSLLASLWFTVAHYFVRPWPWILVALSSVVLFPDLLPDDKGKGYILVMTKGDLPQGLLGLMIAVFMAAYLSTIATHLNWGSSYLINDFYKAYLSKKNTDSHYLRISQVFQILMMIVSLIVSFRFIKTISGVWQFLLECGAGVGVVLILRWYIPRLNAWSELTGFIAPAFFYFLTHLGEIARALRNMTGYSIFATIERFDLGFVSPHSVLFTVFGVIISVVVVTFSTSKVEFGRLHHFYNRVHPPGLFWKKWAMENKVEPKEIGIGLFHSFVLSITGILLIFSGLFSLGNLILGNYDSLVMSISLLVFSIVLTYHLFPKNLDEKI; translated from the coding sequence ATGATTTCCTTTGGAACTATCGATTTTATTATAATCTTTCTATTTCTATTTTTCTCTTTATTTATTCCTTATTTATTTTCAAAAAAAGAAACTAGTGTAAAAGGATATTTCCAAGCTAGCGGGAAAATGTCTTGGTTTGTTTCTGGAACTGCGATGGTTGCAACTACTTTTGCGGCAGACACTCCATTAGCCGTAACAGAGTTAGTCGCAAAATATGGAATATCCGGAAATTGGCTTTGGTGGTATGGATCGATTAGTTCTATAGTAACCGTATATTTTTTTGCACCTCTTTGGAAAAAATCTGGAGTTCTTACAGATGTGGAACTTGTTCATTTGAGATATAGTGGGATTGGGGCAGATATACTTCGAATTTTTAAAGCAATATATCTTGGATTTTTTATGAATGTTTTAATTCTTGCATGGGTAAATTTAGCAATGATTAAAGTCGTCGAAGTATTAATTCCTGAAATACCAGCCTACCAAATAGTAAGTGGATTATTTTTATTTGCATTTGTGTACACTGCGTACATGGGTTTAACAGGGATATCAATTGCAGATACATTTCAATTTTTCTTTGCAATGGTTGGTTGTATTGTTCTTGCTTATTTTATTATATCAATTCCAGAAGTGGGAGGTATTTCTGGTTTGAAAGAAAAACTACCTCCTTCTTATTTTAAATTTATACCTGACTTTGAAAATCCTAGTTCAAAAGATTTTTCTATTGAATCTTTTTTATTATTTATTGGAATCATTTGGTGGTCTAGTTGGTATCCGGGAGCGGAACCGGGAGGCGGGGGATACATCGCACAACGTATTTTAGCGGCGAAAGATGTAAAATCTTCTTTACTTGCATCCCTTTGGTTTACGGTTGCGCATTATTTTGTTCGTCCATGGCCGTGGATTCTTGTGGCTCTTTCGAGTGTAGTATTATTTCCTGATTTATTGCCGGATGATAAGGGGAAAGGATATATTCTCGTGATGACTAAGGGTGATTTGCCCCAAGGTCTATTGGGACTTATGATTGCAGTATTTATGGCTGCATATCTTTCTACCATTGCAACTCATTTAAATTGGGGTTCTTCTTATCTCATCAATGATTTTTACAAAGCGTACCTTTCAAAAAAAAATACAGATTCGCATTATTTGCGAATAAGCCAAGTATTTCAAATTTTAATGATGATTGTTTCTTTGATTGTTTCCTTTCGTTTTATTAAAACCATATCAGGTGTATGGCAATTCTTATTGGAATGTGGTGCAGGAGTAGGGGTAGTTCTAATTTTGCGCTGGTACATTCCAAGACTAAATGCTTGGTCGGAACTTACAGGATTTATAGCTCCTGCGTTTTTTTACTTTTTAACACATTTGGGTGAAATTGCACGTGCTCTCCGCAATATGACGGGATACTCTATATTTGCCACTATAGAACGTTTTGATTTAGGGTTTGTTTCTCCGCATTCCGTATTATTTACTGTTTTTGGAGTAATTATTTCTGTTGTGGTAGTTACGTTTTCAACTTCCAAGGTTGAGTTTGGTCGACTGCATCATTTTTACAATCGTGTTCACCCGCCAGGATTATTTTGGAAAAAGTGGGCGATGGAAAATAAGGTTGAACCAAAGGAAATTGGTATTGGATTATTTCATTCCTTTGTTCTAAGTATAACTGGAATCCTACTTATTTTTAGTGGATTATTTAGCTTGGGTAATCTAATTTTAGGCAACTATGACTCTCTTGTAATGAGCATTTCTTTACTTGTATTTTCGATTGTTTTAACCTATCATTTATTTCCGAAAAACTTAGATGAGAAAATCTAG
- a CDS encoding PAS domain-containing protein codes for MKEKKKKLLATTNFPIIGIGASAGGLAAFEAFFSGMPIDLPSAMAFVLVQHLDPDHKSILTSLIQRYTKMEVFEVEDSMIIKQNCAYIIPPGHNMVLSKGKFQLSDPTSPRGQRLPIDFFFESLAKDQQERAICIILSGNGKDGTKGLQAIKAEGGMVIAQNPESADFESMPRSAINTGLVDFELNPSKMYVKITEYISNENKNYMQNNNDLTLEDENLMQSIYSILLSQTAHDFSQYKLGTIFRRIERRMLLNQIQNLANYVEYLQKKPSEVNALFQDLLISVTNFFRDEEVFQFLKNQIIPNLFENKKAGSIIRVWVPGCATGEEAYSITILLQQYIETLKLNFKIQVFATDLDNRAIMFARRGEYPYSIKSNISSEILEQFFTIETNGNYCIQKRIRDLVVFSEQDLIKDPPFSKIDLISCRNLLIYLGSDLQKRLIPLFHYALNPAGILMLGTSETIGEFTNLFTVLDRKWKFYQRLEYLLSYQHARVNHFSSLVNPSLINPITQTINKPVAERKIPLREITEKALLAKVTPPSVVVNLQGDILYIHGRTGMFLEPSLGEAGVNNIFKMAREGLKTEISILLKEIVNTRETIRRPNLRVKTNGHYSNVNLTINTIKSNLYNEIENLYLISFEEIFEVESESSIPVDLVEKETPESGGDQKYKKELSLLRKELHAKEDFLQSTIEELEMTNEELKSSNEEMQSVNEELQSSNEELETAKEELQSINEELSTVNTELNSKLSELSRVNNDMNNLLTGTGIATIFLDQKLHILRFTPTATRIVNLIEGDIGRPLEHILSNLVHYDSLLTDVRFVMDTLIPKEVEVQIKDNNWYTLRIIPYRTQNNVIEGVVINFIDITERKKLENSLKIEKQKLEFHSTLLGLVGDAVIASDLNGIIVYWNKAAEEIYGWKSEEVLGKNIINITHVEENIKQAQEIMQALESNKAWSGESKVRHRNGHTFTAWVTDTALYDETRKVSIIIGISRDITVHKENEEKIQSLLNEKEIILREVHHRIKNNMSTIGGLLTNQASSLEDKFTIELLEDARNRVHSMMLLYDKLYLSPNFLEISVKIYLPSLLDEIIKIFSNRDSVLLEQNIEDFVLDAKRLQPLGIIINELLTNIMKYAFKDIPTGKITVSAYLKNNIASFIVEDNGVGFSDLDNSEKQSGFGLMLVNLLTKQLKGNLQIERTNGARITLQFKI; via the coding sequence TTGAAAGAAAAGAAAAAAAAATTATTAGCTACTACAAATTTCCCAATCATTGGAATTGGAGCTTCTGCTGGAGGTTTGGCTGCATTCGAAGCATTCTTTTCAGGAATGCCAATCGATCTTCCTTCTGCGATGGCGTTCGTTTTAGTTCAACATTTGGATCCCGACCATAAAAGTATTTTAACTAGTCTCATTCAACGTTATACAAAAATGGAAGTATTTGAAGTTGAAGATTCTATGATTATAAAACAGAATTGTGCTTATATAATTCCTCCCGGTCATAATATGGTTTTATCAAAAGGAAAATTCCAATTATCCGATCCTACTTCACCCAGAGGTCAAAGATTACCGATAGACTTTTTCTTTGAATCGCTCGCAAAAGATCAGCAAGAACGCGCAATCTGTATTATCCTCTCAGGTAACGGAAAGGATGGAACCAAAGGATTGCAGGCAATCAAAGCAGAAGGAGGGATGGTAATAGCTCAGAATCCAGAGTCTGCAGATTTTGAAAGTATGCCGCGAAGTGCAATAAACACAGGATTAGTGGACTTTGAACTAAATCCCTCAAAAATGTATGTGAAAATAACAGAATATATTTCTAATGAAAATAAAAATTATATGCAGAATAATAATGATTTAACACTAGAAGATGAAAATTTAATGCAAAGCATCTACTCAATTCTTCTAAGTCAAACAGCACACGATTTTTCTCAATATAAATTAGGCACAATTTTTCGTAGAATAGAACGACGTATGCTTTTAAATCAAATTCAAAATCTGGCGAACTATGTAGAATACTTACAAAAAAAACCTTCGGAAGTAAATGCATTATTTCAAGATTTACTGATTAGTGTTACAAATTTTTTTCGAGATGAAGAGGTTTTTCAATTTTTAAAAAATCAAATCATACCAAATTTATTTGAGAATAAAAAAGCCGGTTCTATTATTAGAGTATGGGTACCTGGGTGCGCCACCGGCGAAGAAGCTTACTCCATTACTATACTATTACAGCAATATATAGAGACTTTAAAACTTAATTTCAAAATACAAGTGTTTGCCACTGATCTTGATAACCGAGCTATAATGTTTGCGCGCAGAGGAGAGTATCCATATTCTATAAAATCTAATATTTCTTCCGAAATACTGGAACAATTTTTTACAATTGAAACAAATGGCAACTACTGTATTCAAAAAAGAATTCGTGATCTTGTAGTTTTTTCGGAACAGGATTTAATTAAAGATCCACCATTTTCGAAAATTGATCTGATTAGTTGTCGTAATTTATTAATTTATCTAGGTTCTGATTTACAAAAACGGCTAATTCCATTATTCCATTATGCTTTAAATCCCGCAGGAATCCTTATGCTTGGAACATCAGAAACCATTGGTGAATTTACAAACCTTTTCACAGTTTTAGATCGTAAATGGAAATTTTACCAGAGACTTGAGTATTTGCTAAGTTACCAACATGCAAGAGTAAATCATTTTTCGAGTTTAGTGAATCCATCCCTCATAAATCCAATAACGCAAACTATCAATAAACCGGTAGCTGAAAGAAAAATTCCATTACGCGAAATAACAGAGAAAGCTTTATTGGCGAAAGTTACGCCTCCTAGTGTAGTAGTGAATCTTCAGGGGGACATACTTTATATCCACGGTCGAACTGGAATGTTTTTAGAACCATCTCTTGGAGAGGCGGGGGTTAATAATATTTTTAAAATGGCTAGGGAAGGATTAAAAACGGAAATTTCTATTTTATTAAAAGAAATTGTAAATACCCGGGAGACTATTCGCCGTCCAAATTTAAGAGTAAAGACTAATGGACATTATTCGAACGTTAATTTAACTATTAATACTATCAAATCGAATCTTTATAATGAAATAGAGAATTTATATTTGATTAGTTTTGAAGAAATTTTTGAAGTTGAAAGTGAATCCTCTATTCCCGTAGACTTAGTAGAAAAAGAAACTCCAGAGTCAGGAGGAGATCAAAAATATAAAAAAGAACTTTCTTTACTCAGAAAAGAACTACATGCAAAAGAAGATTTTCTTCAATCTACCATTGAAGAATTAGAAATGACAAATGAAGAATTGAAATCTTCCAATGAAGAAATGCAATCTGTGAATGAGGAGTTACAATCTTCCAATGAAGAGTTAGAAACTGCAAAAGAAGAATTACAATCTATCAATGAAGAACTCTCAACGGTTAATACAGAATTAAATTCTAAATTATCTGAGTTATCCAGGGTTAATAACGATATGAATAACTTATTAACCGGAACAGGAATTGCCACCATATTCTTAGATCAAAAATTACATATTTTGCGATTTACACCTACAGCAACTCGGATCGTAAATCTAATTGAGGGAGATATCGGAAGACCATTAGAACATATTCTCTCAAATTTAGTGCATTACGACAGCCTATTAACTGATGTTCGATTTGTAATGGACACATTAATTCCTAAAGAAGTGGAAGTTCAAATTAAGGATAATAACTGGTATACGCTCAGAATTATTCCTTATCGTACGCAAAATAATGTCATAGAGGGAGTAGTCATCAACTTTATAGATATTACCGAACGAAAAAAATTAGAAAATTCACTTAAAATAGAAAAACAAAAACTTGAATTTCATTCTACACTTCTTGGGTTAGTTGGAGATGCTGTGATTGCTTCTGATCTAAATGGAATTATTGTATATTGGAATAAAGCGGCAGAAGAAATATATGGCTGGAAATCAGAAGAAGTATTAGGTAAGAACATAATTAATATTACCCACGTTGAGGAAAATATCAAACAGGCGCAAGAGATAATGCAGGCACTTGAATCTAATAAAGCCTGGAGCGGGGAATCTAAAGTCCGGCATCGTAATGGGCATACATTCACAGCCTGGGTGACGGATACAGCATTGTACGATGAAACCAGAAAAGTATCGATCATAATTGGTATTTCTAGGGATATAACTGTACACAAAGAAAATGAAGAAAAAATTCAATCCCTTTTAAATGAAAAAGAAATTATACTTAGAGAAGTGCATCATAGAATTAAAAATAACATGTCCACAATTGGTGGTCTACTTACAAACCAGGCAAGTAGTCTAGAAGACAAGTTCACAATTGAACTTTTAGAAGATGCAAGAAACAGGGTACATTCAATGATGTTATTGTATGATAAACTTTATCTTTCTCCCAATTTTTTAGAGATATCTGTTAAAATTTATTTGCCATCTCTTTTAGACGAAATTATAAAAATCTTCTCAAACCGGGACTCAGTCCTTTTAGAACAAAATATAGAAGACTTTGTATTAGATGCCAAAAGACTCCAACCTCTAGGAATTATTATAAATGAATTGTTAACTAACATAATGAAATACGCGTTCAAAGATATACCCACCGGAAAAATTACAGTATCCGCTTACTTAAAAAACAATATAGCTTCTTTCATTGTGGAAGATAATGGAGTTGGATTTTCTGATTTAGACAATTCAGAAAAACAATCCGGATTCGGTCTAATGCTTGTTAACCTCTTAACAAAACAACTGAAAGGAAATTTACAAATAGAACGAACCAATGGAGCTAGGATAACTCTCCAATTTAAAATTTAG
- the gatC gene encoding Asp-tRNA(Asn)/Glu-tRNA(Gln) amidotransferase subunit GatC — protein MEKEKLQAIANLAKLRFEESQIDGILADFNKIMAYVDKVSELDTSTVSEEEIYEWSENKVRPDILGNSLTRDEISKVAPKFENGYIVVPRVIET, from the coding sequence ATGGAGAAAGAAAAACTGCAGGCTATTGCCAATTTAGCAAAACTTAGATTTGAAGAATCCCAAATAGACGGGATTCTCGCTGACTTTAACAAAATTATGGCTTACGTAGATAAAGTGAGCGAGTTAGATACAAGCACTGTAAGTGAAGAGGAAATCTACGAATGGTCGGAAAACAAAGTTCGCCCTGATATTTTGGGAAATTCTCTAACTAGGGATGAGATTTCGAAAGTTGCTCCTAAATTTGAAAATGGATACATAGTAGTTCCTAGGGTTATCGAAACATGA
- a CDS encoding response regulator → MIKTIQKKLLLVEDDVIIGMSQTHLLNSCGYSVLCVTTAKQAIKSVETDLEIDLVLMDIDLGEGMDGTEAAKIILDIRDIPLIFLSSHTDKETVEKTEKITSYGYVVKSVSSTVLKASIEMAFRLFEVKQKNSIIEEELRKHQIELEMQNNAFRIRQIELENLQEKYFNAYHYSPIGQLALDEKDTILEANLKFSSILGILRNKLVKRKFSDFIISDDQDKYYLFRKNLESGKNNIYPNFCELQISHSDGNRISVYFLVSELFESSEIYGQPFFRVAIMNITPMN, encoded by the coding sequence ATGATAAAAACAATCCAGAAGAAACTTCTATTGGTGGAAGACGATGTAATTATAGGAATGTCGCAAACTCATTTGTTAAATTCATGCGGCTACTCTGTTTTATGCGTAACTACAGCAAAACAAGCGATCAAATCGGTAGAAACCGATTTAGAAATTGACCTTGTGCTTATGGACATTGATCTGGGCGAAGGAATGGACGGAACAGAGGCAGCCAAAATAATTTTAGATATTCGAGATATCCCTTTAATTTTTTTATCCAGTCATACAGATAAAGAAACTGTTGAAAAGACAGAAAAGATAACTTCCTATGGGTATGTAGTAAAAAGCGTCAGTTCCACAGTTCTAAAGGCCTCCATTGAAATGGCTTTTAGATTATTTGAAGTAAAACAAAAAAATTCTATTATTGAAGAAGAGCTTAGGAAACATCAAATTGAGCTAGAAATGCAAAACAATGCATTCAGAATTCGACAAATTGAATTAGAAAATCTGCAAGAAAAATATTTTAATGCTTACCACTATTCACCGATTGGTCAATTAGCATTAGACGAAAAAGATACCATTCTAGAGGCAAATCTCAAATTTAGTTCTATTCTGGGAATCCTGAGAAATAAGCTTGTGAAAAGAAAATTTTCTGATTTTATAATAAGCGATGATCAGGATAAATATTATTTATTTCGAAAAAATTTAGAGTCGGGTAAAAATAATATTTACCCAAACTTTTGCGAACTTCAAATTTCTCACTCAGATGGAAATAGAATTTCCGTTTATTTCCTAGTCTCCGAATTATTTGAATCCTCCGAAATTTATGGACAACCATTTTTCCGAGTAGCAATTATGAATATTACTCCCATGAATTAG